In Exiguobacterium sibiricum 7-3, a genomic segment contains:
- a CDS encoding cysteine hydrolase family protein, with protein MSKKALVVIDIQNDMTKNYKEVIGTINQSIDWAVEQNMHVVYIRHENLSAGTRTFKTGTRGAELAPDLKIVSDHIFTKYKGNALTSEDFAAFIAQHDITGFYLTGGDATACVKSTCFNLRKLDYDVTVITDGITSYDKKKLPEMIEYYAKKGSDIVQFNDLARN; from the coding sequence ATGTCAAAAAAAGCTTTAGTCGTCATCGATATTCAAAATGACATGACAAAAAACTACAAAGAAGTCATCGGGACCATTAATCAGTCGATTGACTGGGCAGTCGAACAAAACATGCATGTGGTCTATATCCGGCATGAGAATTTATCGGCTGGAACCAGAACGTTTAAGACCGGAACACGCGGTGCCGAGTTGGCACCTGATTTAAAGATTGTGTCGGATCACATTTTTACAAAATATAAGGGGAACGCCTTAACAAGCGAAGATTTCGCAGCATTCATTGCGCAACATGACATCACCGGCTTTTATCTGACCGGCGGAGATGCGACGGCTTGCGTCAAATCGACGTGCTTTAATTTACGTAAACTGGATTATGACGTGACGGTGATCACGGACGGCATCACAAGTTATGACAAAAAGAAACTGCCGGAAATGATTGAATACTACGCGAAAAAGGGCAGTGACATTGTTCAATTCAATGACTTAGCTCGTAATTGA